One part of the Lotus japonicus ecotype B-129 chromosome 2, LjGifu_v1.2 genome encodes these proteins:
- the LOC130740936 gene encoding uncharacterized protein LOC130740936, producing MSWFAKTIANSLRLDEEEEEEEEQDEQQDEQHNNNGADLKSQSDSPSASASASTHSPTARGVKEDISELTKSFSRQLWGVASFLAPPPPPDPDHDAASDPNRNPADDEEEDVIAGIRSDFAEIGGRFKSGISKLSGHKTVSEITKIASTFLQLGSEHQRDLDGVIGVTEDVVAFARNVAMHPETWLDFPLPDDDPDSDEFDLTDAQQEHALAVEHLAPRLAALRMELCPGYMSDDNFWKIYFVLLHPKLNKMDAAILSTPQIMEARAMLTHELNRRSQEKKEPDSSARSNTPSKEEEEQHLFVPSNDQLESKPLQTSAVEAAPSAVVSDVEMEKHPIESDVTKIIDKSVVKEESVNPIAEQSSSSSVNRFSYETYEDDADDWLKEDDNSEMVGPSGTSVHTGNEEDVSFSDLEEDDSDVQASYKKTRSGSDSSTKDSRDWVQLGRSSPNSDKDITSVEGRHAGSDHSSARNSVTKDSNDWLNVDDIDVI from the exons CACAACAACAATGGCGCTGACCTCAAATCACAATCCGATTCACCATCCGCATCCGCATCCGCATCTACTCACAGCCCCACCGCACGCGGCGTCAAGGAAGATATCTCCGAGCTCACCAAATCCTTCTCGCGCCAGTTATGGGGCGTCGCCTCCTTCctcgctcctcctcctcctcccgatcCGGACCACGACGCCGCCTCCGATCCCAATCGAAACCCCGCcgatgatgaagaagaggacGTTATTGCCGGAATCCGAAGCGATTTCGCTGAGATTGGTGGGAGATTCAAGAGCGGGATCTCTAAGCTCTCTGGTCATAAGACCGTCTCTGAGATCACCAAGATCGCTTCTACTTTCCTTCAGCTTGGATCCGAACATCAACGCGATCTCGACGGTGTGATTGGAGTCACTGAGGACGTCGTCGCCTTCGCCAGAAACGTCGCGATGCATCCGGAAACTTGGTTGGATTTCCCTCTTCCCGATGATGATCCTGATTCTGATG AATTTGATTTGACCGATGCACAACAAGAGCACGCTCTTGCTGTTGAACATCTGGCTCCGAGATTAGCAGCTCTGAGAATGGAGCTTTGTCCTGGATATATGAGCGATGATAACTTTTGGAAGATTTACTTTGTGCTTCTGCATCCTAAACTCAATAAAATGGATGCTGCTATTTTATCAACCCCACAA ATAATGGAAGCTAGAGCAATGTTAACTCATGAATTAAACAGAAGAAGTCAGGAAAAGAAAGAGCCTGACTCATCTGCAAGAAGCAATACTCCCtcaaaagaggaagaagaacagCATCTCTTTGTGCCAAGTAATGATCAACTTGAATCAAAACCTCTTCAGACGTCTGCTGTTGAAGCAGCTCCATCTGCGGTTGTGTCTGATGTTGAGATGGAGAAACATCCCATCGAAAGTGATGTAACAAAGATTATTGACAAGTCTGTGGTTAAAGAAGAATCGGTCAATCCAATTGCAGAACAGTCATCATCTAGTTCAGTAAATAGATTTTCATATGAAACCTATGAGGATGATGCGGATGATTGGTTGAAAGAGGATGATAATTCTGAAATGGTTGGTCCCAGTGGAACATCTGTTCATACTGGTAATGAAGAGGATGTATCATTCAGtgatcttgaggaggatgataGTGATGTGCAAGCAAGTTATAAGAAAACTAGATCAGGCTCTGATTCTTCCACAAAAGACTCTCGAGATTGGGTTCAGCTAGGAAGAAGTTCGCCGAACTCGGATAAGGATATCACCTCTGTTGAAGGCAGACATGCAGGATCTGATCATTCAAGTGCTCGCAATTCTGTGACCAAGGATTCTAATGATTGGCTTAATGTTGATGACATTGATGTAATATGA
- the LOC130735858 gene encoding ACT domain-containing protein ACR1 — MEICYQPHIDREIESLIERIHPPWVSIENDACRNCTVVKVDSANKYGILLEMVQVLTDLDLIISKSYISSDGGWFMDVFHVTDQAGKKLTDETLMRRIEQGLCTTRAKGDNSRDAEVPEADCEEQGPQAENTALEMSGMDRPGLLSEIAAVLADLGCNVTSANAWTHNEMTACIFYVEDAAKPGPIKDPTRLAQVEEQLESVVEAHHGKRERKSVRLTNFAAGRTHTERRLHQLMYADRDYESCRACDGDSSGEHKKGCDGTHVSIIRCRDRGYWMVNVTSRDRPKLLFDTVCVLTDLRYVVFHAAIRSKKSMADQEYFIRHKEDSKALFDESEKQKMILCIIAAIERRVSHGLKVDIRTENRVGLLSKVTRVFRENGLYISRVEIGTKGEEAVGTFFVNDSSGGEVNPGIAELVRQECGGTVVTDKMTPHRVSQTSPWAIVRENVEAKPRFSLGSMLWSQFERFSGNFGSH, encoded by the exons atggaGATATGTTACCAGCCTCACATTGATCGAGAGATTGAATCTCTCATTGAAAGAATTCATCCTCCTTG GGTCAGCATAGAAAATGATGCTTGCCGCAATTGCACCGTAGTGAAG GTGGACAGTGCAAACAAGTATGGGATACTATTAGAAATGGTCCAGGTGTTGACAGATCTTGACCTCATCATTTCCAAATCATACATTTCCTCTGATGGTGGATGGTTCATGGACG TGTTCCATGTGACTGATCAAGCTGGCAAGAAGCTCACAGACGAAACTCTCATGCGCCGCATTgaacag GGATTGTGCACCACTAGAGCAAAAGGGGACAATTCAAGGGATGCAGAAGTGCCTGAAGCTGACTGTGAGGAACAAGGGCCCCAAGCAGAGAACACAGCGTTGGAGATGAGTGGGATGGACAGACCGGGCCTGCTATCAGAAATAGCTGCAGTGCTTGCAGACTTGGGCTGCAACGTGACCTCTGCCAACGCCTGGACCCACAACGAGATGACGGCCTGCATCTTCTACGTGGAGGACGCAGCAAAGCCCGGGCCCATCAAAGACCCAACGCGGCTAGCCCAGGTGGAGGAGCAGCTGGAGAGTGTGGTGGAAGCCCACCACGGGAAGCGAGAGAGGAAGAGCGTCAGGCTCACAAACTTCGCCGCTGGACGCACCCACACCGAACGGCGGCTCCACCAGCTGATGTACGCGGACAGGGACTACGAGAGCTGCCGCGCCTGCGACGGTGACAGTAGCGGCGAGCATAAGAAGGGATGCGATGGGACACATGTTTCTATCATCAGATGCCGTGACAGAGGGTATTGGATGGTGAACGTGACGAGCAGGGACCGCCCTAAGCTGCTGTTCGACACCGTGTGTGTTCTGACTGACCTGCGGTATGTGGTGTTTCACGCCGCCATTCGCTCCAAGAAATCCATGGCCGATCAGGAGTACTTTATCAGGCATAAGGAGGATAGTAAAGCTCTTTTCGATGAAAGCGAGAAGCAGAAGATGATCTTGTGCATAATCGCTGCAATAGAGCGCAGAGTCTCGCATGGATTGAAGGTAGATATTCGAACTGAGAACAGAGTGGGGCTACTATCAAAAGTGACCAGGGTGTTTCGTGAGAATGGACTATACATATCAAGGGTTGAGATTGGAACAAAGGGGGAGGAAGCAGTGGGAACATTCTTTGTGAATGATTCTTCAGGTGGAGAAGTGAACCCCGGTATAGCAGAGTTGGTGAGACAAGAGTGTGGTGGAACCGTAGTTACTGATAAAATGACTCCTCACAGAGTGTCTCAGACATCACCGTGGGCGATTGTACGTGAAAATGTGGAGGCTAAGCCACGGTTTTCTCTGGGAAGCATGCTGTGGTCTCAGTTTGAGCGGTTCTCAGGTAACTTTGGCTCCCATTGA
- the LOC130740937 gene encoding protein PHLOEM PROTEIN 2-LIKE A10-like, whose translation MELQFRLPELQLVEKGFDYIRKRKKWIFISVALGFCAYSAYHAPSIARKRRKLSKLLGALFSVAEAVAESADTIGVISRDMKEFLQSDSDQVPKSLNQISKVARSQQFSDSLTTVTHAVTVGVLRGNQSANRTSAEQTGAGSSVVDGVLDKLLTPEGSGFASVVLGSFARNLVLAFYCSDGVQSHDKFGGESNSSGVGNASSNSDSVPAWVDAVCDERCGELIGNCVQLFVSTAVAVFLDKTMHINTYDQFFAGLTNPKHEDSVRDMLMSVCNGAIESFVKTSHHVLTSAKPGDGSGSDSNLDIGETTPNRVETSTMESKGGDVCVEENKSGWVSKVSSTLAIPSNRRLVLDVTGRVTFETVRSFMEFVLKTLCASVRRCAHSVHDAVLEIMRYAAAKFSVIATICISLCLHVMDCPRALVPA comes from the coding sequence ATGGAACTGCAATTTCGATTACCAGAATTGCAATTAGTTGAAAAGGGTTTTGATTACATCCGTAAAAGGAAGAAATGGATCTTCATTTCCGTTGCATTAGGGTTCTGCGCTTACAGTGCTTATCACGCTCCCTCCATAGCTCGCAAGAGAAGGAAGCTTTCCAAGCTTCTCGGTGCCTTGTTTTCTGTAGCAGAAGCCGTAGCAGAATCCGCAGACACCATCGGAGTTATCTCCAGAGACATGAAGGAGTTTCTGCAATCTGATTCGGATCAAGTGCCAAAGAGCCTCAACCAAATTTCCAAGGTAGCTCGCTCTCAGCAATTCTCCGATTCTCTTACCACCGTAACCCATGCCGTAACTGTAGGTGTATTGCGCGGTAACCAATCCGCGAACCGGACCAGCGCCGAGCAAACTGGCGCCGGTTCGAGCGTCGTGGACGGTGTTCTTGACAAGCTGTTAACACCGGAGGGGTCAGGGTTTGCTTCTGTGGTTCTTGGAAGCTTTGCTAGGAACCTGGTTCTGGCGTTTTATTGTTCAGATGGTGTTCAATCTCATGACAAATTCGGCGGAGAATCCAATTCAAGCGGTGTGGGAAATGCTTCCTCCAATTCAGATTCTGTTCCTGCATGGGTTGATGCTGTTTGTGATGAAAGGTGCGGGGAATTGATTGGGAATTGCGTTCAATTGTTCGTGAGCACCGCGGTTGCGGTTTTTCTTGACAAGACTATGCATATCAACACCTATGATCAATTCTTTGCTGGTTTAACTAACCCCAAGCATGAGGATAGTGTGAGAGATATGTTGATGTCTGTTTGTAATGGTGCTATTGAGAGTTTTGTTAAAACATCTCACCATGTGTTGACAAGTGCAAAACCCGGTGATGGTTCAGGTTCAGATTCTAATTTGGATATTGGGGAAACTACTCCGAATCGTGTAGAGACATCAACAATGGAATCAAAGGGAGGGGATGTTTGTGTTGAGGAAAATAAGAGTGGATGGGTCAGTAAGGTTTCATCCACATTGGCAATTCCCAGCAATAGGAGGCTTGTTCTTGATGTGACCGGGAGGGTGACGTTTGAGACGGTTAGGTCTTTCATGGAGTTTGTTTTGAAAACATTGTGTGCTTCTGTGAGAAGATGTGCTCATAGTGTTCACGATGCAGTACTTGAGATTATGAGATATGCTGCTGCTAAATTTTCTGTTATTGCGACAATTTGTATCTCATTGTGCCTGCACGTAATGGATTGCCCTAGGGCTTTGGTGCCTGCTTAA